The stretch of DNA GCAAGGCGGCGGAACAGCGTAAGCAGGATCTCGAGAAGAAGGTCGACGAGGAGCGCGTGGCGAAGGTCAAGGCCCGCACCATGGCCGAGGAGACGAGACAGGCAAAGGTGAAGGAGGCGTGTACAGGAAACTGCTCGCCGAGTACCGCGAGGCGCAGCGTCAGGAGCGATGCAAGAAGGTCGTGGAGAAGCTTCGCGTCAAGTACCCGCGCTTCAAGATTGACAATGCCATTATCAAAAAGAGTGCCAACGCATTCGAGGATGAGCTGACCTCGGCCCTCGCCGCCTACAAACGGCGTGAGGTTGACGATGAGAGTCGAGACGCTCTTCGCGGCAACCTCTTTGAACGCGCGCTCCGCCAGTTGGAGATCCCGCGTTGCAAGGAACTGCGGGCGAGCATGGCCGAACAGCACAAGGCTGAACGCGCCGCAGCCCGCCAGAACAACCTTATCCAGCACCGCAAGGAGTTCGACAAGCGCCTGGAGGAGCGCGCGGTCCTGCAGAAGTTCCTGCCCGACGCGGAGGCTTTCATGGAAAAGTGGGAGCGCGCCGCCGGTGGCGAGAAGGTCTCCAAGCGCGACGAACAGCAGCAGCTGCTCGAGCAGGAGAAGCGCCGTCTTGCCGAGCAGATGAGACAGGACACCGCGTAACTGACTGCTGCCCTATTCTTGTTTTTCCCGTTTCATTCTCTTTCTCTTCCTTTCTCCCCTTTTTGAACCGTGGCTATGCAAGCGCCAGTTTCTGTCTTTTCATTCTTTACTACCACCTTTTCccttcttctcttttttttgtcgTTGTCTGTTTTCTCTGATTGACAAGGTTAATGCCTAACGCTAACGCTCTACTTAAACCGACTGATTTGATCCCATCTCTtactctttctctttctctcgcCGTCTCGGTTGAGACAGCGAGAGAAGTAACGCTTACTTCGTCTCGGTTGTTGGCTTCCTTGGCGCCTCGCGTGCAAGGAATGAGCGGCGTCTCAATGGAAAGCGCCCTTTGCAGGTGTTTTTATGAGTAACGGCCGTGCGCTATGCAATGGACCGCTTTGCTTCTCTGCTTGTCGTTTCCTTCTTTGCTTTACGCAACTGGCGCTCCCCTCCTCCTCTTCCTCCCTCGTTCCTCTTTTTGAACTCCTTTAGGACAACTTTTTGGAATTAACCTCCCCACCCTCTACAGTCAGCACAGGCGGACACGTTTGGCTCTCGCCATTACTGCCGctttcgttttgttttattcctttttttttttgtcttcgaACCAGATCACAGTCCGACAAGGACGCAGTctgttcacttttttttttcactccTCCCAAGTTTGTACTTCTTCCGTTTACTCTACTCCATTACCatctttctttctctctcttttttctttcCAAACATCTTTGGTCATCACCGCAAATGGCCATCAGCAGTCAGCTTGTATCCTTGTTAGACGCCAACCACATCTCCCATGACCCCCGCTACGCCGCGACGTACCTTCACACGCAGTGCTGCATCGGCAGAGGAAGCTACGGCTCCGTTTTTGTCACCTATCACACTGTCGCCTCGGGGTTTGGGTGCGCGCTGCTGTCAAAGAGATTGACCTTCGAGATGCTCTAAGCATCGGCGACGTTGCCGCGCGGATATCCGAAGTGGGCCGCGAACCTATTTCATGACCATGCATCACGTTAACACGAGTCCCCACGTGGTGCGCGCCTATTGTCCTTGGTTTGATTGCCAACGCCGTGTTCTTTGTCTGCCACAGGAGCACTGCGACGAATCACTTTGGGACTACCGCAACCGTCTTGCACCCGCTGGCATCCCTGGGAAGATCTTGTGCTCTTTGCTTCTCCAGTGTCTGATGGCTCTGGCGGACTTGGAGCGTGGGGGCGTCGTGCACAACGACATAAAGCCCCCGAACATCCTCCTGGTGTGGCCGAAGGGGCGTGACGTTGGCGTGCCCCAGGTGAAGCTGGCCGACTTTGGGCTGTCCTCCTTATCGCTGGAGATTGTCGACCAAAAGGTGCCAAACCCCGTCAGGACACCCTACTACATGGCCCCGGAGACCGTCAACACCTTTGGCAGGCGTGCCCCACACGCCCGCGACATTTGGAGCCTCGGGTGCACGTTTTACGAGCTCATTGTCGGTGTGGTTCCGTTTAAAGGCAGCTCCCTTGCTGCGATTCACGAATGCGCCACCCAAAAGACTTGTGTGAGGAGCTGGAACGGGAAGCGGACAGGAGAACTGCGCTCCAAGCTGCGCGGTTTGGTGCAGACCATGTTCACGCTCGTTCCCGAGGAGAGGCCCACGCCACGTAGCCTGCAGCAGAAGTTGTCCACTCTGTGCACGCACATTGACCTTCCGGTGCCCGCAGAGGCGGGCGACAATTCGTACGCGCGCTACAGAGTGTGTCGTCCCCACCTCCGGCTTCCTGTGTTCACCCGGCCGGTGGCCAACGTCGCGTTCGCGACTGGCAAAACTTTTTCTAGCACCAACCACAACATCATCGCCAAGGCACTGCGCTGTCCCTCGCAGGGCCGCTCACTCGTCCACCTTCCCCGCCCGTTCAACCGCTACCCCAGTCGGTCTCCCGGTGACCACGCCCTCGGTTGCGACGACGCCGCGGATGCCGCGTCTGCACGCGCGCAAACCGTTCCCGCAATAACATCAAGCCTTTCTCGGCGATGTGCGTGGTCCCCGCCACCGCCATCACCCGCTTCCGTGTGGGTCCATGTCGTTTTTCCGTACGAAGGCTACTGCCAGCTGGTGCTCGGCGGCCAGCACGTTCTTCACGTCTACGAGGATGCGCCGTTCCACCAGTGCCCGCCGCTGAGCTCCGGCGACAATCTCAGCAAAGCGCGCGCCACGTCTGCCGCAGCACGTGCCTTTCCACCCCCTACTTAACGTGTTCGAGTACGATTACAATGAACCGTCAGCGACCTGTCTCGACGACAACGACGCATTTGACAGGAAAACAAGCTCGCCAGTCGCGCGCTGTCCACACGTCCGCGTTGCAGTCCAAAGTAGCGCGTCCAAGCCAAAGTCATGGTCGCGTCTGCGTTCGTTCTTCTCTCGAAAGCAGAAGTCGCACGGCTgatcaaaagcaaaaaaaaaaaatgtttgtttcatttccttttttttccccTTCGATTGCGACTTCGGCTTTCGAGAAAAGAACGAAAGCCGACGCGTTGGCTTCGACGCGCTACTTTTCAACGCGGACGTTTGGACAGCGCGCGACTGGCGAGCTTGTTTTCCTGTCAAATGCGTCGTTGTCGTCGAGACAGGTCCTGACTTCATTGTCAGCGACGTCGAGCACTTAAGTAGGGGGTGGAAAAGCACGCGCTGCAGCAGACGTGAGGCGCGCTTTTGGAGATTGTTGCCGGAGCTCAGTGGTGGGCCTGGTGGAACGGCTTTCTTCCCATCCCCTCCTTCTTCCTCCtaacatgttttttattttcaatttatgttCAGTGAGTGCTTTTTgtcaaaactcttttttttttttaccacgtcttttccatttttaaagaGACAACACACGTATAGGTGTATAcctggtgtgtgtgtgtgtgtgtgtgtgtgtgtgtgtgtgtgtgtgtgtgtgtgtgtgtgtgtgtgtgtgtgtgtgtgtgtgtgtgtgtgtgtgagcataCCGTAGAGAGAAAAAAGAGACAGGACTCTTGGGAGTATTTCTTGTTGCATTGCGTAGCGTGCGGGATTGCGGCCACCTCACCACCCCTTTCACTTCCTCTCCTTTAGCATAACTGAGCAGTAGTAGATAATGCTTGTTTCCATTTTCCTCCTTCTTGTAACTCAATCCACCAACCATCGTGCATACACCCTTTTTACACAAGCACACCAATCAACAAAACCCACGCGCGAGATTGTTTCCCACCAGGTCGGCTAGTGCGGTAACCAGTTGGGCTCCAAGCTGTGAGAGAGCACGGTATCAATCCGACCGGCACGTACCAGAGCGACTCCAACCTGCGGCTTGAGCGCATCAACGTGTACTCTGACGTTGCTGGTGACGTTTTGGTTGGCTATTGCTTTTGTGCGGGGACTTTGTGTGCCTTTGTGTCCTTGCTTGCCAGTCTCTTTGTGTGCGGTTCTGTTGGCTTCTTCTCTGCTTCCTTTTCACGGCTTTGGCACTTGCATTGGGTGTCCGCCGTCTTTTGCTTTCTGCGCTGCTCTCCCTGCGCATCTCCCTGCTCTCTTGCTTCCTGGGTGCTCTTCTTTGGAGGGCCTTTGACGCTTGGTGCATTTCTGATTTGGTTGGTGCTCAGCCACTTCTCCTTTTTGCCTTCAACAACGCAGTGCGTTTGGTTCAGGATTGGTGACTTCTTGCGCTTGTGGGCTTTTTATGGGTGTCTGTGGGGCTTGAACTTGTGACTGTCAGGTTGTGTTGGGGCGTTGCTCTGGTTTCGGTTTTGGTTCTGCTTTTGGATTTGAATAGGGCAATCCAGACGCCACGCCTTTGAATGCTTGTTCCAGCTTCGCGCGAACAACGCAATAACAAAGGAATCTTTTGAACAGAGGGCCTGGATCTCGTTCTTGGAACAAACGGCGACACAGAGGCCATCGCGCAGCACCTTGCCGCGACAAACCGGCAGGTGCTTCAACCGTGGCGGGTTCCTTTTGAATCCTCCATGGCGCGTTGGAGGGCGGCCGAAAACCGGTCGAAAACGGAGGAAAAGATGAGTTGAAGGAGCTGCGCGAGAGCTTCTACCTCCGTGCCCGTGCCCGGTCCCTCACGCAAGAAGAGGCCATGATGGGGAGCTACTTGGTCATTCTCCCGGATGCGGCCGTGGCCCGGCGGTTGATGACACACCTGCTTCTCAAGGTCTCAAACCATGAGAGGGTTCTGCAGCATAATCTTTACATGC from Bactrocera neohumeralis isolate Rockhampton unplaced genomic scaffold, APGP_CSIRO_Bneo_wtdbg2-racon-allhic-juicebox.fasta_v2 ctg5232, whole genome shotgun sequence encodes:
- the LOC126767296 gene encoding uncharacterized protein LOC126767296; protein product: MHHVNTSPHVVRAYCPWFDCQRRVLCLPQEHCDESLWDYRNRLAPAGIPGKILCSLLLQCLMALADLERGGVVHNDIKPPNILLVWPKGRDVGVPQVKLADFGLSSLSLEIVDQKVPNPVRTPYYMAPETVNTFGRRAPHARDIWSLGCTFYELIVGVVPFKGSSLAAIHECATQKTCVRSWNGKRTGELRSKLRGLVQTMFTLVPEERPTPRSLQQKLSTLCTHIDLPVPAEAGDNSYARYRVCRPHLRLPVFTRPVANVAFATGKTFSSTNHNIIAKALRCPSQGRSLVHLPRPFNRYPSRSPGDHALGCDDAADAASARAQTVPAITSSLSRRCAWSPPPPSPASVWVHVVFPYEGYCQLVLGGQHVLHVYEDAPFHQCPPLSSGDNLSKARATSAAARAFPPPT